From the Dermacentor variabilis isolate Ectoservices chromosome 5, ASM5094787v1, whole genome shotgun sequence genome, the window CTGGCGTACACGTGCTTGACTTGTCCCATAACCACATACAGTTCATCGCATTCACGGCCTTTCAAATGTTCAGCGAACTGAACCGACTCACGCTCTGCCACAATCGCCTTGCGTCGCTCGAGGAAGAGGTATTCGCTGGCCTCGGGAAACTTCAGTACCTCGACCTCAGCCACAACAGGTTGACGACGCTGTATCCGAGGCATTTCGACCATCTCAGCAACCTCACCGAACTGAACCTGGCCTACAATAGTCTCGCGGAATTCAACGGCAACGCGCTCGCACAGCTTACCTCTCTGAACAAGTTGATCCTTCAGAGCACCGCCCTCAAAGAACTCAGGCAGAACGACTTCGACGGTCTGACCAACCTCAAGTGGCTCGATCTCAGCGGAAATGGGTTCGAAGAGGTTCCGTTCAAAGGATTGCACCGGTTGAGTCTCCTGCGTCACCTAGATTTGAGCAGGAATCCCATCACGACCATCAAACCTTACAGTTTTTACAACCTAACGTCCCTGAGAAGCCTCTTCCTGAAGTACATGGTAGATCTGACCACCATCGAGGCGCACGCGTTCGGCGACGTCACGAGTCTCAAGACCATAGATCTCAGCTTCTGCCCGAGGCTGACAAACATCGACAAACGGGCGTTTACCTACAACTGGTCCGACGCTAAGATCGAGCTGGACGAATTTTACGCTCGCCAGACGGGGCTGAAGACTCTGCCAGGGAGCCTTCTGCGCTGGGAATACGTCACCAAGGTGGACTTCGCCGAGAACGACTGGAAGTGCGACTGCAAGCTCGAATGGATGCCACACGTCGTCAAGAGAGACGTCATCGACGCCAAATTGAGGTAAGATACCCGCTCTATTCCCCTACCTTTTCGCTCTGAATAACAAAAAGATACTTTCTAGCGACGGCGTGTGGACAATACGAACTGGCTACCTTTCATCGGTTCATTATATGACAGTGTCGGTTTCTTTCACTTTCGCGATGACGAACCCATTGAATGACAGGAGATTCTCGTATGACATTGTGCAAATGATGCCTACTGCGGGCTTCCCCCTCCGTCTTTTCATTCAGTCATGTAGCCGCACGGTGTAGCATGTTATCCGACTGACATAGCGCGGGTCCTCCACATATAAGAAATGTACTACTGACCTATAGAAGCCTTATGCCATAAGGAAACCTACAAAATAATTGTTCTTTCAGGAAACGGACGTTGAAATTAGTTGCTTACAAAAACAACGAGTCGAGTCGATTTATGAAGGATGTCGGGCGttgtggtcttttttttttcgtatcaatAAAGTGCAAGTTACCAAACTTTTTTCTTTGCTCACCTAAAACTCTTGTCAAAGCAGAGCGGTGGGCTGTTTATATACTGTATGATTTATTAACTGTTCCATTTCCGTAAACGAAATAACCTGGCAATTTCAGGCGCACCTAGACAAATGGACTCTTTTTGGCTTTATGCATCATTAGCTTCGACAACGGTGACGACCAATTGCGCATGCACATCGCACCTCAACGGTATTTAATGACGCAGAAGCACACCTACAAGCTGAAACCCCTTTTATGTTTCTGACGAAAGATACAAAAACTTAAAAGTTTTTGTGGTTGTCTTGAACAACTGTCAAAAGGGAGAACATGCAAACGCCTGTTTTGGACGCGTTTCCGGGCGTACTTAAGCAGCGCGTCGGGGACATTAACTTTCAGCGCGtgatcgctctctctctctctctctctctctcaaacacacacacaggcgcgcgtAGAACGACAGATAGAAAGGGACAAATAAAGCATCTGCGAAAATAGGAGTCTTGAAGTGACACACATTCTATACCGgaaatcaacgcaaaaccgcttTTAATCACTCCTCCAGAGGAAGTCAGAGCATACGTCACCTTAAATTTGCACATGTCACTTAGTGGTGGTATAGTAAAACGTGGCACGACATCAACCACTGCACGCAGTAGAACTGTACCACCGGTTTCTGTGAGGCTAGTTGAAGCTGTCTTCCTTTATCTAAACGACTGAAACGATTCCCCGCTCTTTTGAACATTTCTTGGAAGTTAGGCAGTCCACATTCTCTAGAGCCCCGAGTTCCACAGATCATTTCCTCGTCCGCAGTTGATAAAACAAGAATCGTCGCTAAACCAACAGACTCCTATTCCTTGTGCACTTTAACCATAACAACTATACCTGAGTGTAGCATGTTTTCGGTGTCGTTAGGCAAAGCTGTCTCACCGGCCTGAAGTAGCGTCAAATATCGTTGCATTTTTCGCTGCTTCTTCACGAGCACTTGCCTTCTATAACGCCGGCAGCATACCCTTAATACACTGGTATACTCATACATTCTACACTGGAGTCAGAGAGAAAGCCTACCGTGTAGTGTAACGAGTCTGTGTGTACTGAATGTCACATTTGTAATGAGATATTTAAATAGAAACAACGTCGTTTATAGCCCGTACGTTGTTTTGGGAcagtaaaccccataatttaaaaactCGAGTAGAACTCATCGACGATGACTGTCTAAGTATACGAATATAATTCTTTTGGGATGAAATTAATTTATTGTTCATTGAGTGGCTCTTTCCTGTTCTTAGTGCACTTTATACGCTTTGTAAACCTTAATAGCAATCTTACACATTATTATGAAGAGTGCCACGTAACTAGTGGCACACATCCAGTGACCTAAGTAGTCGTCAAAAAGGTTTAATCTAGACCTGCACATGACTGAATTTGGCGTCAAAGAGGtacattgaagagcggtacatacccagtagcgagtgacccaagttgtttttggactgcactatcttctggatcggcccacatttttggtgAGATGGTTACATAGCCTGAAAGAAAACTGGCCAGACTATGGTACGAAGAGCTTTATTTGGGTCCTGAGGAATCAgcctgggactgatgcgggccgctcctatgtcgggacagagaggccgagcccctctgccgtcacacgggccctctagacagccctgagttggtccgccagcacttcactgtgcggcgtccgctgccaccactgttcacctcgagaaccatcaccggccaacgccaagcagcgccaaagcgtgtgttctaaatcgagcaaacccccacacttactaactgaaaccccgcagtcaggattaattttattcatgatgaccgggttagtgTACGTTCATGCCTGCAGAAGCcctaatgtaaccgcctgtggcctatttaatttagaatgtggcagggggaatgccctgcgccctaagtaatagtgcttggtgatctcgttgtagcttaacagttggtccctgaactcaggagcgggagatccagccccttcagggagtacatggcacactaatcctcgtgcctcccttgcgccacctcgttgaggttacgcggggcaccctccactgtccccatgtgcgccgggaaccaagtaactgtatgcgaacTGATATCCcaaccctgcagcagtctgttagccggttccgcaacaagtcctctcgagaaggctttaatcgcagatcgcgagtcactaaataccaaaactcttcttgaatcaattagtgcttgagcaatagccacctgctcGGCGATCCCCGGATCTTTGGTATCAATGGAagcggcatttctaacgctccctttgccatctaccaccaccaccaccaccgaataagcatctttcctattaatccatgcggcgtcaacaaacgcagactacTCCTCCTGAtactttgcctctcgcaacaaagccctagctctcgcgacccgcctccctacattgtgcatgGGGTGTACATTCCGCAGAAATGGACGAatcatgatatttgccctaaggttcacgttgaACTCGTGTAGGGGAGGCccatcgtgcgacacagccaccgctTCTTGAATCGACcctaaaatatacctacccgctggtgtacctagcaaacGCTCCCTGTGCCGCACGCTGAACCTCGGCAATTTCATctgaagtattatgcaaacccagtcatAACagcatatcgtttgacgtagtcacagGCAGACCAAGCGTAGCCTTGGCGGCTTTTCTGCTTATAGCTTCTGTTTTTCTCCCCCCATTCCAATTTAGCACAGATgtcacatacgagaaatgacacataataaatgtgTGAACTGACCGCATCGCACTTTCTTCTCCTAAACCCATCTGCCTATTAGAGATGCtccttataagtcttatggcctcctccgtcctcttggtaatacgctgaatggttctaatatTCGATCCATTCACTTCAAGTATAAAACCCAGcgccctgattgcttcaactttgggtatcaacgacccttccctagtatggactataatgcaaggctcaacttccgctacccaacccttcggcctacgacttagcttcttagatttgaagatcaacaactccgactttttagtggagcacttgagccccacaAGATCCAAATACTCTTCCGTAAGCGTTgccaccttctgcagcctagcctcaagctctccatcactgccaccgacactccatatagtaacgTCATCCGCGTAGATCGAATAGCCAATTCCCTGGACAGTGTCCAgcgtattagccaacttcgacatcgctaGACTGAATaccataggcgagagtacggatcccggcggagtaccacagcaacccagtTTAAAGACTTGGGACTTTATCTCCCCGAACCTGAGACGTGTCCTTCTATacataaggaaagccttgacaaaatggaaaaacgctgccccatattcaagtccgatagcacccgcaGAATGAAGGAATGtaggattttatcgaaagctttttccccatcaagtccaattagtgccttagtatgccttgtccgccggtcaaggagctgatgcttaatgctgatcatagcatcctgagtcgagaggccgggccgaaatcctatcatcgagtgcggaaagaccccattgccttCAACATAACGccttagcctatttaaaatgacatgctcagcgactttccccaaacGCGATGTCAGCGAAATGGGTCTGACATTATCAAGCCCTATGGTcttccccggtttgggtatcagaacagtagttgcaagtttccactcttccgggaaagagccttccttccatcggctattgatctcccgcgtaaggaactcaattgacccgtcgtctaaattccgtaacatCTGATTCGTAATGTCATCCGTCCCTGATGCCGATTGACCATTAAGATTCTTCGTGTACTTCACCCAGTTTTCgggcgcagtgtgtgtgtgtgtgtgtttggtgacatacatatatatatatatatatatatatatatatatatatatatatatatatatatatatatatatatatatatatatatatatatatatatatatatatgcatgcagtgTCTATTTCCCGCTAATCAGTTAATCCATTTCACGTCAACTTGTGTTACTGGGCACGTGCCCCTgcttatgtgccgcttttcattgaacctccttgacgccaacttgagtaatTGGGTGTGTGCCATAGAGTATGCACCGCTCTTCAGTAAATCTTCATGGCGCTAACTTGGGTCCCCGGTTATTTGCCACTGGGTATGCCTCGCTGTTCATTGACCCTCTTTAACGCCAACCCAGCATGTCCAGAGGGATGCGCGAGTGAGAACCCCGACTTCACACACGCCTCGTACATGATGCATCCCTCTGCTGACAATACAGTGTTTAGAtacctctatttatttatttttcaatacTGCAAACCTTGTGCAAGTCCAAGTGGGATGGGTGAAAGAGATAAACAaagcaaatataaacaaagtTAAGTTTAAAAGCATCACATTCTTACGAAAGGCAAtaaagaataaatgaataaagaactTGAATAAATCTGTTCGTGCAAAATACGGTGTCAGCGATTTAGGATGATCATGGCGAGAATGCCTTGATGTTGAAGACGATAGATAGGCTGATGGGTTAATTGCTAGGTCCCGATTCCTATGAAAGAAAACAAATTGCAAACGTAAAGTTTTCCTTCTTTGTTCGACTGACTGAATGCCATTAGCTTGCATTATTTCAGACGGTGAGTCGTACGGAGAAAATTTTAAGTAAATGAATCCTTACAGCTCTCCTCTGTACCTTTTCGAGACGGGGGTAATATTGTGTTTAGTAAAGGGATCCCGAacaacgcatgcatattcaagtttcgataTAATTATTGTATAGTACGCAAGTAATTTTACACTCGGGGGCGAATTTCTAAGCTTATGCCTTATAAAATTTATTGCTTTACTTCTCTGCTAAGCGCactaacgtcgacattcatcgtgagattggTTTGGCCGCAATTTCGTTCGGGTCATTTCACGCAGAGAAAACCATTGAGAAATGTGACGAGAtctcagtcaaaaaaaaaaagaaaacaggtgcgGTACGTATACCGTATTGCCTTCTGGCAGGTGTGGCAGCCCTAAGGAACTGGAGGGCCGGCTGATCGCCAAGATGAGCAGCGCCGACATGCCGTGCGCCGAGAGCGTCGTCTTGGAGCACCCTGGCTGGCAGGAGATCAACATCGCCATGCGCGTCGCTCTGGGACTGCTCGTCACCGTCACCGTCATCCTTGCGATCATCATCGCCACGCTCCTTTTCCTCAAGCTACGCGCCAAGCCACACGTCTACCTCAGCCTCAAGCAGAGGCTCGGCTACGGCGGCGAAGACTAGCCTCGCCCTCTGCCGGCGGTACCACGCTAGTCAGACTCGCGTCCGAAGAGGCGAGTCAGAATCAAGCGCGAGGCTCACATCTCTATGGAGTGCCGAGGACCGACGAACGCGACTGGCTTTCAGTGTCACCTGG encodes:
- the LOC142583075 gene encoding uncharacterized protein LOC142583075, with protein sequence MVLERKSTVLLLALLVSSARCNLLNRMFSGAGSQVQSEAHGTNDTVRPNLPISTPTDLCRLHSCGCYTEAVPKTIDCSYKHITSLNRVAVPNHVIEINLAGNDLKNVLDTYFYTAPGVHVLDLSHNHIQFIAFTAFQMFSELNRLTLCHNRLASLEEEVFAGLGKLQYLDLSHNRLTTLYPRHFDHLSNLTELNLAYNSLAEFNGNALAQLTSLNKLILQSTALKELRQNDFDGLTNLKWLDLSGNGFEEVPFKGLHRLSLLRHLDLSRNPITTIKPYSFYNLTSLRSLFLKYMVDLTTIEAHAFGDVTSLKTIDLSFCPRLTNIDKRAFTYNWSDAKIELDEFYARQTGLKTLPGSLLRWEYVTKVDFAENDWKCDCKLEWMPHVVKRDVIDAKLRCGSPKELEGRLIAKMSSADMPCAESVVLEHPGWQEINIAMRVALGLLVTVTVILAIIIATLLFLKLRAKPHVYLSLKQRLGYGGED